In one Hippocampus zosterae strain Florida chromosome 10, ASM2543408v3, whole genome shotgun sequence genomic region, the following are encoded:
- the stoml3a gene encoding stomatin (EPB72)-like 3a, whose translation MISTTSSTADMVTQGKLEINSTDIVEDKTSSRLGCFGWILVIISLLFIGVTFPLTIFMCVKIVKEYERAVIFRLGRIIDRKAKGPGLFFVIPCTDNFVKVDLRTVSFDIPPQEILTKDSVTVCVDGVVYFRIQCPISSVANVSNAHSSTRLLAQTTLRNALGTKNLAELLSDREGISLSMQESLDKATDAWGIKVERVEIKDVKLPQQLQRAMAAEAEASREARAKIIAAEGEMKASRALKEASLVLTEAPSALQLRYLQTLNSIASEKNSTIVFPLPIDLLQSFLTRK comes from the exons ATGATCTCCACGACGTCCAGCACGGCCGACATGGTGACGCAGGGTAAACTTGAGATCAACTCCACGGACATTGTTGAAG ATAAAACCTCAAGCCGGCTGGGATGCTTCGGCTGGATTTTGGTGATCATATCGCTCCTCTTCATCGGGGTCACCTTCCCGCTTACAATCTTTATGTGTGTCAAG ATAGTGAAAGAGTACGAACGAGCCGTCATCTTCAGGCTGGGTCGGATCATCGACAGGAAAGCCAAAGGCCCCG GGCTTTTCTTCGTTATCCCCTGCACGGATAATTTTGTGAAAGTCGACCTGAGGACCGTGTCCTTTGACATCCCGCCGCAAGAG ATCCTGACGAAGGACTCTGTGACGGTGTGCGTGGACGGCGTGGTCTACTTCCGCATCCAGTGTCCCATCTCTTCGGTGGCCAACGTGAGCAACGCGCATTCGTCCACACGCTTGCTGGCGCAGACCACCCTCAGGAACGCGCTGGGCACCAAGAACCTGGCCGAGCTGCTGTCCGACAGGGAGGGCATCTCGCTCAGCATGCAG GAATCCTTGGACAAAGCCACGGACGCGTGGGGCATCAAGGTGGAACGGGTGGAGATCAAAGACGTCAAGTTACCGCAGCAGCTGCAGAGAGCCATGGCGGCCGAGGCCGAGGCCAGTCGCGAGGCCCGGGCCAAG ATCATCGCCGCCGAGGGCGAGATGAAGGCGTCGCGGGCCCTGAAGGAGGCCTCGCTGGTTCTCACCGAGGCTCCGTCCGCCCTGCAGCTGCGCTACCTGCAGACGCTCAACAGCATCGCCTCCGAGAAGAACTCCACCATCGTCTTCCCGCTTCCCATCGATCTGCTGCAGAGCTTCCTGACGAGGAAGTGA